One Candidatus Scalindua japonica DNA segment encodes these proteins:
- a CDS encoding 2Fe-2S iron-sulfur cluster-binding protein, protein MITSILLSIVIIIIIMLAMAGLSELTYQYFGKGKKRKLVIHSDDDFEKKLNIEGGDKLLNTLQNKGYNIPSGCGGNATCGQCKIKLYTDMGTYSPTETSLFDRKSREETRQFLEKGIGDGYTRLSCQVRVDKDIDIFLPKSTLQVKKYSARVIKKVELTSDKCEISLRPLRKFNFKPGQYIQICLPEDYVEQHYKKYGEQIACFCKETGKEYKPFTPGIDLYRAYSIATIRSDIIKLITRVAPINPRLQIENGGVPCMGPSCVKEYFQEKSIWNLWAGEKVRFTGPYGNFFLKKEKHKAVFVAGGAGLAPILALLDQWFAEGRKEKVYFFLGERRFQDIPMRYILKWLHRHKTDHNFKFIPVLSGAFRGDNPAELNDIDKECFSGISEEHQNSIIKHGMIDKSGEKWLGQVGFIGPLLTSYLKHDDPKTTFYLCGPAPMTVTVIDSAASNIGLKKDNVLFDDFTGTLTPSLDLIYQKLLISKMFKQLGLHHADRDIEKMTNILIIKLILRDKIDESYIFLDKIREILSQQSDKEYCLNKLFNEYE, encoded by the coding sequence ATGATCACATCTATATTACTAAGTATCGTTATTATCATCATAATTATGTTAGCCATGGCAGGGCTCAGCGAACTTACTTACCAGTACTTTGGCAAAGGTAAGAAACGGAAGCTTGTTATACACAGCGATGACGATTTCGAAAAAAAACTCAATATTGAGGGTGGAGACAAATTGCTTAACACCCTTCAGAACAAAGGATACAATATTCCATCAGGTTGCGGCGGAAACGCGACATGCGGGCAATGCAAGATAAAGTTATATACCGATATGGGAACATATTCACCAACAGAAACCTCTCTTTTTGATCGTAAATCAAGAGAAGAGACAAGACAATTTCTTGAGAAAGGAATAGGTGACGGATATACCAGATTATCATGCCAGGTAAGGGTAGACAAAGATATTGACATTTTTTTGCCAAAGTCTACCTTACAGGTCAAGAAATATTCAGCCCGTGTAATCAAGAAAGTAGAATTGACGTCCGATAAGTGTGAAATAAGTTTGCGGCCACTGCGAAAATTCAATTTTAAGCCAGGGCAGTATATACAAATTTGTTTGCCGGAGGATTATGTAGAGCAGCATTACAAAAAGTATGGTGAGCAGATAGCCTGTTTTTGCAAAGAGACTGGCAAAGAGTATAAGCCCTTTACCCCCGGAATTGATCTCTATCGCGCTTATTCAATAGCGACGATAAGGTCTGACATTATAAAGCTGATTACAAGAGTAGCGCCAATAAATCCACGTTTGCAGATAGAAAATGGTGGGGTACCCTGCATGGGACCAAGCTGTGTAAAAGAGTACTTCCAGGAGAAATCAATCTGGAACTTATGGGCGGGTGAGAAGGTCAGGTTTACCGGCCCTTATGGCAATTTCTTCCTGAAAAAAGAGAAACATAAAGCCGTCTTTGTGGCAGGAGGGGCAGGACTTGCGCCTATATTAGCGCTTCTCGACCAATGGTTCGCAGAAGGGCGTAAAGAGAAAGTATACTTCTTCCTGGGTGAAAGAAGATTTCAGGATATTCCCATGCGTTATATATTGAAGTGGCTCCATCGACATAAAACAGATCATAACTTTAAATTCATACCTGTGTTGTCCGGTGCGTTCAGGGGAGATAATCCGGCGGAATTAAATGATATTGACAAGGAGTGTTTCTCAGGCATATCAGAAGAACACCAAAATAGTATCATAAAACACGGTATGATTGACAAAAGTGGAGAGAAGTGGCTTGGCCAGGTTGGTTTTATAGGCCCATTGTTAACAAGTTATCTAAAACACGACGATCCTAAAACAACATTTTATCTGTGCGGTCCTGCCCCGATGACGGTAACGGTAATAGATTCTGCTGCCAGCAATATCGGATTGAAAAAGGATAATGTATTATTCGATGATTTCACTGGAACTCTAACTCCATCTCTCGACTTAATATATCAGAAACTTCTGATTTCAAAAATGTTCAAACAGCTCGGTTTACACCATGCCGATAGAGATATAGAAAAAATGACGAATATCCTGATCATTAAATTGATACTGAGAGATAAGATCGATGAAAGTTACATTTTCTTAGATAAAATAAGGGAAATTTTATCACAACAATCAGATAAGGAATACTGCCTGAATAAATTATTTAATGAATATGAATAG
- a CDS encoding Rnf-Nqr domain containing protein: MNMLPRYIRLISKFFLRDNYIISAAAGLGFCSALAVTNKMENSLTMGVGVVFVTCLSFCLVYPFKKLIITTGTHHKITLLMIIISVFVTIFNLIVQATIPRIAFNIKAYIDLITTNCIVLAVIAEGLTFGFWDAQKKILKACLGYSIALIFLALMREPLGFGTLLNFRILPESFPVVVLMITPVGGFFALALWRFMLRPLFVKTGVVYQENVLEKKEEVTEVETTEREKKPAFKMSGKLIIIIVLGVLLIVSLITNIKAVTSLNNQFQILLPIFLSALFFDGIVLSKLLGICPLLNKSRQVDSAWKMGLAVVIVVTLSTSLNWLVYNKILIGASNYLSSISPVPIRLERIFYLTVFIVTIATFVQILGVLLRRFAIETYQQMGQFLELITVNCIVLASSTFTIPPGLSFMATTVTAFGFGLHWLMVCVWLALLRRHKLFVPCNTWDEDSVAILLLGIMAAIFTGIGAIAIF, translated from the coding sequence ATGAATATGCTGCCAAGATATATCAGGTTAATATCTAAGTTCTTTTTACGAGATAACTATATAATATCAGCAGCCGCAGGTCTTGGTTTCTGCTCTGCCCTGGCAGTCACAAACAAAATGGAAAACTCTCTCACAATGGGAGTTGGTGTAGTTTTTGTAACCTGTCTCAGCTTCTGCCTTGTATACCCTTTTAAGAAACTCATTATCACAACCGGCACTCATCATAAAATTACCCTTTTGATGATCATTATATCTGTTTTCGTAACAATATTTAACCTGATCGTCCAGGCAACGATTCCCAGAATTGCCTTCAACATAAAAGCATATATAGATCTAATTACAACAAACTGTATTGTCCTTGCCGTGATCGCCGAAGGATTGACATTTGGATTCTGGGATGCGCAGAAGAAGATATTGAAGGCATGTCTCGGCTACTCTATAGCACTCATTTTCCTCGCACTGATGAGAGAGCCTCTCGGGTTTGGAACGTTATTGAATTTCCGGATACTCCCGGAAAGTTTTCCCGTTGTAGTATTAATGATAACACCGGTAGGCGGTTTCTTTGCCCTTGCTTTGTGGCGTTTTATGCTGAGGCCACTGTTTGTCAAGACGGGTGTTGTATATCAGGAAAATGTATTAGAGAAAAAAGAGGAGGTAACAGAGGTTGAAACTACTGAGAGAGAAAAGAAGCCGGCATTTAAAATGTCAGGAAAGCTCATCATAATCATTGTCTTAGGTGTTCTTCTCATCGTAAGCCTTATAACAAATATAAAAGCGGTTACTTCCCTGAACAATCAGTTTCAAATTCTTCTTCCGATATTCCTGAGTGCTCTTTTCTTTGACGGTATTGTCCTCAGCAAGCTCCTGGGAATATGTCCGTTGCTTAATAAGTCCAGGCAGGTTGACTCCGCGTGGAAGATGGGGCTGGCGGTAGTTATCGTAGTGACACTGTCCACAAGCCTTAACTGGTTAGTTTATAATAAAATATTAATAGGGGCCAGTAATTACCTCTCTTCAATTTCTCCGGTCCCCATACGGCTCGAAAGAATATTTTATCTAACGGTATTTATTGTAACCATTGCAACATTTGTACAAATCCTGGGAGTGCTCCTCAGGCGTTTTGCAATAGAAACATACCAGCAAATGGGACAATTCCTGGAGCTGATTACCGTCAACTGCATTGTTCTTGCCAGTTCCACGTTTACCATACCTCCCGGCCTGTCTTTTATGGCGACAACGGTAACCGCATTTGGTTTTGGGCTTCACTGGTTAATGGTATGCGTATGGCTTGCTTTATTGAGGCGTCACAAACTTTTTGTGCCCTGTAATACATGGGATGAAGACTCGGTTGCCATACTGCTTCTCGGGATAATGGCGGCAATCTTTACCGGTATAGGTGCAATAGCAATTTTCTGA
- a CDS encoding FMN-binding protein: MNEFKIILIRVFSITLITAIPCAILLSLYFVTSEKIAEYHEIKLKRSVLDIFAIPYHSKEKQFFGIKQMKIDKEDVRKVFSENISRKNTSDIHSPKQSADPLKMYKKGKELFLYYKEGSLEGVGFITTKLGYGFNKAADISLFICVGPDLETIKGIEVLDHTETPGLGGRMTENKFKKQFVGKKLRPRLLLVRGRKTVGPNEVHAITGASYTSKGMEKIINEAMKTFWQEMEAKSL; encoded by the coding sequence ATGAATGAGTTTAAAATAATATTAATCAGAGTTTTTTCTATTACTCTTATTACCGCTATACCTTGTGCCATTTTGTTGTCACTGTATTTCGTAACATCAGAAAAGATAGCCGAATACCATGAAATTAAACTTAAAAGATCAGTCCTTGACATTTTTGCTATTCCCTATCATTCAAAAGAGAAGCAATTTTTTGGTATTAAACAGATGAAGATTGATAAAGAGGATGTACGAAAGGTTTTCAGTGAGAATATTAGCAGAAAAAACACATCAGATATTCATTCTCCGAAACAATCAGCTGATCCGCTGAAAATGTATAAAAAAGGAAAAGAATTGTTCCTCTATTACAAGGAAGGAAGTCTGGAGGGTGTAGGATTTATTACTACAAAACTTGGTTATGGTTTCAACAAAGCTGCAGATATTTCTCTTTTTATCTGTGTCGGACCTGATTTGGAAACTATTAAAGGAATAGAGGTTTTAGACCATACGGAAACACCCGGCCTTGGTGGAAGAATGACGGAAAACAAATTTAAAAAGCAATTTGTCGGAAAAAAACTGAGACCCAGATTGTTGCTGGTCAGGGGAAGAAAAACAGTAGGCCCAAATGAGGTACATGCAATTACGGGAGCTTCGTATACAAGCAAAGGGATGGAAAAAATCATTAACGAAGCGATGAAAACCTTCTGGCAGGAAATGGAGGCAAAAAGCTTATGA
- a CDS encoding RnfABCDGE type electron transport complex subunit D has translation MKIIKSIETLLNKKLNNTENFVQSSPKVNFLFGALFEACDGLIRSTKDTAKAPPFIRSSLDAKQYMGGVLVALFFGWIVPAIYFYGFLCVVPKLIVSIVIGVFVVDVVWVILAREERISEGGFVTCFFIPALLPPQAPLWLIGVGAALSILFRNILGGVGHNLVNPALLGRLLLTICFPSLVVIGWQEPFTGTHALHSLIHGVDAVTHATPLMAYKETGETASYFSFMFGSNTGSLGETCRISIIIMGVWLCFKRIANWRIPVAYLGSVFIFSAVLSLVVGKTVAPPIFQLLSGGLIFAAFFMATDPITTTYSQVGKWIFGIGCGIVTVVIRSFTPIPEGIMYAILLMNLIGIPIQSLILKIKYR, from the coding sequence ATGAAAATTATTAAGAGTATTGAAACATTATTAAATAAAAAGTTAAACAACACAGAAAATTTTGTCCAATCAAGCCCGAAGGTCAATTTCCTGTTCGGTGCACTTTTTGAGGCGTGTGATGGTTTAATCAGAAGCACAAAAGACACAGCCAAGGCTCCTCCGTTCATTCGGAGTAGTTTGGATGCCAAACAGTACATGGGCGGTGTTCTTGTAGCACTTTTTTTTGGATGGATTGTGCCTGCAATATACTTTTATGGATTTTTATGTGTTGTTCCAAAGCTCATTGTATCGATAGTGATTGGGGTGTTTGTAGTAGACGTGGTATGGGTAATTCTGGCCAGAGAAGAGAGAATCAGTGAAGGTGGGTTTGTAACCTGCTTCTTTATCCCCGCTTTATTACCGCCACAGGCGCCTCTCTGGCTGATCGGAGTAGGGGCGGCGTTAAGCATACTGTTCAGGAATATACTTGGTGGGGTTGGTCATAATCTTGTCAACCCTGCACTGCTAGGTCGCCTGTTGTTAACAATATGCTTTCCATCATTAGTAGTTATTGGATGGCAGGAACCATTTACAGGGACGCATGCTTTGCATTCTTTAATTCACGGAGTTGACGCGGTAACACATGCAACGCCCTTGATGGCTTATAAAGAGACAGGTGAAACCGCATCATACTTTTCTTTTATGTTTGGTTCAAATACCGGCTCCCTTGGAGAAACATGCAGGATATCCATAATTATAATGGGAGTATGGTTATGTTTTAAAAGGATTGCAAACTGGAGAATTCCTGTTGCGTATTTAGGAAGCGTATTTATCTTTTCTGCGGTTTTATCTCTTGTTGTCGGAAAAACCGTAGCTCCTCCCATTTTTCAGCTACTGAGCGGAGGTCTTATATTCGCTGCTTTCTTTATGGCAACAGACCCGATTACAACTACATACAGTCAGGTCGGTAAATGGATTTTCGGTATAGGTTGCGGTATTGTTACGGTTGTAATCAGGAGTTTTACACCAATACCGGAAGGTATAATGTATGCAATACTACTTATGAATCTCATAGGAATTCCAATTCAATCCCTGATACTGAAGATAAAATACAGATAA
- a CDS encoding 4Fe-4S dicluster domain-containing protein, with translation MLYKKGFDLIKAYPTEFSEDIVSVRYSGQTEEFRFTFPEKKVEHIIINLCPSEPWALPHWTVIKGNTTNFLQKLEKVRSVYFPDSECRIVVDRGEDDLINDLIRYGKKREWLHTYSMKPIYPYDAPVLMIKNVLGLKTSFGENTIEHGVLLLEPQSLIGIYEHYILKKDNTVRLIPVSGTGLIENRILKVKTGTPVETVLKKYIRTDIKYRVFFDGPLNGIEVEDLTQSIDWFVKSIVVMEERDYKTPLHFMKSKELHFTTSLMGELRRCVYCNFCDNICPVDLEPALYWHSYSRGEKHKARNYALEKCIECGLCSFICPSKLELLHIIKECKSAC, from the coding sequence ATGCTATACAAAAAAGGTTTTGATCTGATAAAGGCATATCCAACTGAATTTTCAGAAGACATTGTATCGGTAAGATATAGCGGGCAGACAGAAGAATTCCGCTTCACCTTCCCAGAGAAAAAAGTTGAACACATTATAATAAATTTATGTCCCTCTGAACCATGGGCACTTCCTCATTGGACTGTCATTAAAGGCAATACGACAAATTTTTTACAAAAACTGGAGAAAGTAAGATCAGTATACTTTCCTGATTCAGAGTGCCGTATAGTCGTTGACCGTGGTGAAGATGATCTTATTAATGATTTGATACGGTACGGAAAAAAGAGAGAGTGGCTGCATACATATAGCATGAAACCCATATATCCTTATGATGCACCTGTGCTGATGATAAAGAATGTACTTGGATTGAAGACCTCTTTTGGCGAGAATACCATTGAACATGGAGTCCTTTTATTAGAACCACAATCACTTATTGGTATTTATGAACACTATATACTGAAAAAAGATAATACCGTACGTCTTATACCTGTCTCAGGAACCGGTTTAATTGAAAACAGGATACTCAAGGTAAAAACAGGTACTCCAGTTGAAACTGTTTTAAAAAAATATATCAGGACCGATATCAAATATCGCGTCTTTTTTGATGGACCACTGAACGGAATTGAGGTCGAGGACCTGACTCAATCGATTGACTGGTTCGTAAAGAGTATTGTAGTAATGGAGGAGAGAGACTATAAAACACCATTACATTTCATGAAGAGCAAAGAACTGCACTTTACGACAAGCCTGATGGGAGAGTTGAGACGCTGTGTATACTGTAATTTTTGTGATAATATTTGTCCCGTTGATCTTGAGCCAGCTCTCTACTGGCACAGTTATTCACGAGGTGAAAAACATAAGGCACGTAATTATGCATTGGAGAAATGTATAGAATGCGGGCTATGTAGTTTTATATGTCCTTCAAAATTGGAACTGCTCCATATTATTAAGGAATGTAAGTCTGCATGCTAG
- the sthA gene encoding Si-specific NAD(P)(+) transhydrogenase: MPESDYEYDLLVLGCGPAGQKAALAVAKLKKKVAIIEPRFLGGVCTNTGTMPSKTLREAAIQLTNYRLRFVGTAFKDCLKMADLVKRVNWVIRHETEVIEEQLRRNGIEILPGYGKFKNGNTINIFDNSGKLLREVRTKFSVICSGTAPFLPENVPFDGRSIFYTDNVLSIKELPASITIVGGGIIGMEFCSIFSILGIRINVVEKRPEILAFVDRDIRTNLISQLDVRNTQFFLNDSVASIRKTKDDHVEIRLDSGKSILSQMALFCTHRVVATGDLGLNKVKVDVDERGMIVVNDFYQTSNKRIYAAGDVVGHPQLASTSFEQGRIAGTHAFRKKVPPMSAHFPVGIYTIPEISFVGPTEEQLSAEHIPYSIGKSFFKESSRGVIMGALDGMLKLIFHQESKKLLAVHVIGENATELVHLGQAVIEFGGTIDYFIDNVFNHPTLAETYKYAALSGLNRMNDV; encoded by the coding sequence ATGCCTGAATCTGATTACGAGTATGATCTTCTGGTACTTGGGTGTGGACCTGCCGGCCAGAAGGCGGCGCTTGCGGTCGCTAAGTTAAAGAAGAAAGTAGCGATTATTGAACCGCGCTTTCTGGGAGGCGTTTGTACCAATACAGGAACGATGCCTTCAAAAACCCTCAGAGAAGCGGCCATTCAACTCACAAATTATCGTCTGCGTTTTGTCGGTACTGCCTTTAAAGACTGTCTAAAGATGGCTGACCTGGTAAAACGTGTAAATTGGGTGATCAGGCACGAAACGGAAGTTATAGAAGAGCAGCTCAGAAGAAACGGTATAGAAATATTACCGGGATACGGAAAATTTAAGAATGGAAACACCATCAATATATTTGATAATTCTGGAAAGTTACTTCGGGAAGTAAGAACAAAGTTTTCCGTTATCTGTTCAGGCACAGCACCATTTCTCCCTGAGAATGTTCCCTTTGACGGAAGGAGTATCTTTTATACTGACAATGTTCTGAGCATAAAGGAATTGCCTGCATCTATCACCATTGTCGGGGGCGGCATTATCGGGATGGAATTCTGCAGTATATTTTCTATCCTGGGAATAAGAATCAATGTAGTGGAAAAACGACCAGAGATTCTTGCTTTTGTGGATAGAGATATACGCACTAATCTGATATCCCAACTGGATGTCCGCAATACTCAGTTTTTCTTAAATGACTCTGTCGCTTCCATCAGGAAAACCAAAGATGATCATGTCGAGATTAGATTAGACTCCGGCAAGTCTATACTAAGTCAGATGGCTCTGTTTTGCACCCATAGAGTTGTTGCCACTGGTGATTTAGGGTTAAACAAGGTGAAGGTCGATGTAGATGAAAGAGGCATGATAGTGGTGAATGATTTTTATCAAACCTCTAATAAACGCATTTATGCCGCGGGAGACGTGGTAGGACACCCACAACTCGCCTCAACTTCCTTTGAACAGGGACGTATTGCCGGGACTCATGCGTTCCGGAAAAAAGTGCCTCCAATGTCGGCACACTTTCCGGTAGGTATATATACCATTCCGGAAATTTCATTTGTTGGCCCAACAGAAGAGCAATTGTCTGCTGAACACATACCATACAGCATAGGCAAATCGTTTTTCAAAGAATCCTCCAGAGGTGTAATTATGGGGGCATTAGACGGTATGTTGAAACTTATCTTCCATCAGGAAAGCAAGAAACTATTGGCGGTACACGTAATTGGAGAAAACGCGACTGAATTGGTGCATCTTGGACAGGCCGTAATCGAGTTTGGTGGAACAATTGATTATTTCATTGATAACGTCTTTAACCATCCAACTCTCGCGGAAACCTACAAGTATGCCGCTCTTTCCGGTCTGAACCGAATGAACGACGTGTAA
- a CDS encoding universal stress protein: protein MKMLVAVDLSGASQKILQYVKTLASDLSAKVWVVYAEKPESGFVGFGTGRPQSVSDQVAQDFNKKCEELQNEVEKLRAIGIDAEPLLAQGVAVEVILDEASKLNADLIVVGSHGHGAVYHLMVGSVSEGVLHRSTCPVLVVPTHDRTEQKK from the coding sequence ATGAAAATGTTAGTTGCAGTTGATTTATCTGGTGCGTCCCAGAAAATCTTGCAGTATGTAAAGACTCTTGCTTCGGATCTATCTGCAAAGGTATGGGTAGTCTATGCTGAAAAACCCGAATCGGGTTTTGTGGGTTTCGGAACGGGTCGTCCGCAATCAGTATCAGACCAGGTTGCTCAAGATTTTAATAAAAAGTGTGAAGAACTACAGAACGAGGTAGAAAAACTGCGAGCTATCGGAATAGATGCAGAGCCACTGCTTGCTCAAGGAGTTGCCGTTGAAGTTATACTTGATGAGGCGAGCAAGTTGAATGCAGATTTGATTGTTGTCGGTTCTCATGGTCACGGTGCCGTATACCATTTGATGGTTGGCAGTGTCAGCGAGGGCGTATTACATAGATCTACCTGTCCGGTACTTGTCGTACCTACTCATGACCGCACAGAACAGAAGAAATAA
- a CDS encoding NAD(P)-dependent oxidoreductase, protein MVKTIKSVLSNEGFTENIVLVRDQHDVDTISKEIVDADVVYPDKAMITREMIMSAEKVRLFQYGTGYDTIDLESAGEKNVPVCNMPGITAQSVAEHAMYLILALAKNDREYCLEMREGRWNRGVGTELAGKTLGLIGFGNIGRIHARTAWGFGMNIIACRNNKKQGNEGVDFVDVVDFNYLLEKSDIVSILLPLIKHGSCKTEGMIGENELAKIGDTGLGWLINTSRGAIIKEDELIASLESGIVKKAALDVYETEPLPEHSKLRKLSNVFLTPHIAGDTKEALIRRYTLIAENTIKVMNNERPQYIVKELKSFFI, encoded by the coding sequence ATGGTCAAGACCATTAAATCAGTGCTCAGTAATGAAGGCTTTACGGAAAACATTGTTCTTGTTCGAGACCAACATGATGTAGACACTATATCTAAAGAGATAGTGGATGCGGATGTTGTGTATCCGGACAAAGCTATGATTACCAGAGAAATGATAATGAGCGCGGAGAAAGTAAGGTTATTTCAGTACGGGACAGGATACGACACGATAGATCTTGAGTCGGCTGGAGAGAAAAATGTACCTGTCTGCAATATGCCCGGCATTACTGCCCAATCAGTCGCGGAGCACGCAATGTACCTGATATTAGCATTAGCAAAGAATGACAGGGAATATTGTCTGGAAATGAGGGAAGGCCGATGGAATAGAGGTGTTGGTACTGAACTTGCGGGGAAAACCCTTGGCCTAATCGGGTTTGGTAATATCGGCAGGATACATGCGAGAACCGCCTGGGGATTTGGAATGAATATAATCGCATGCAGGAACAATAAGAAGCAAGGGAATGAAGGTGTTGACTTTGTAGATGTTGTTGATTTTAATTATTTATTGGAAAAATCTGATATTGTTTCCATACTCCTTCCCTTAATAAAACATGGTAGTTGTAAGACTGAAGGAATGATCGGAGAAAATGAATTAGCAAAAATTGGTGATACCGGACTCGGATGGTTAATAAATACATCCAGGGGCGCCATAATCAAGGAGGATGAGTTAATAGCGTCATTAGAAAGCGGTATAGTGAAAAAGGCAGCTCTGGATGTGTATGAAACAGAACCTCTTCCGGAACATAGTAAATTGAGAAAACTTTCAAATGTGTTCCTGACCCCTCACATAGCGGGTGACACAAAGGAAGCCCTGATCAGGAGATATACTCTGATTGCCGAAAATACAATAAAAGTCATGAATAATGAGAGACCACAATATATTGTAAAAGAGCTGAAATCTTTTTTTATCTGA